In Plodia interpunctella isolate USDA-ARS_2022_Savannah chromosome 1, ilPloInte3.2, whole genome shotgun sequence, one DNA window encodes the following:
- the La gene encoding la protein homolog — MTEAKEIQEENGQNNEKNTVPDAELESSIIRQVEYYFGDVNLPRDKFLREQVKLDDGWVPLDILTRFNRLAKLTTDTDVIAKALNNSTSGLLEVSEDNKKIRRHPEMPIPEMNEERRKDLLSRTVYAKGFPKDSTLDDLIKFLKQYEETENIIMRRYVDRQTKKRLFKGSIFVTFKTKEQAEKFLATKDVKYGETDLLLRWQEEYVNSKQEEYNNRKEEKEKKLKEKEATTKSEKEELKLPSGTILHFATDGDDKMKREHVKDALTEIGAEVAFIDFKVGDVEGWVRLVKENTAKVVFEKLTDGKLKIGDKDVTFKLVEGDEEREFLDKTAEEMVKRRKNQKNFSKQKGRNFKGKQNNRKRKADQSDGGPTAKVKAVES, encoded by the exons ATGACTGAAGCTAAAGAAATCCAGGAAGAGAATGGGCAGAATAATGAAAAGAATACAGTTCCAGATGCAGAGTTGGAGAGTTCTATCATCCGCCAAgtggaatattattttg GCGATGTGAACCTCCCACGTGACAAATTCCTTCGTGAGCAAGTGAAACTGGATGACGGATGGGTGCCCCTGGACATCCTCACTCGATTCAACCGCCTCGCCAAACTCACTACCGACACTGACGTCATTGCCAAAGCATTAAATAATTCTACTTCTGGTCTCTTGGAg GTGTCAGAAGATAACAAAAAGATACGAAGACATCCAGAAATGCCAATCCCGGAGATGAATGAAGAACGTCGTAAGGATCTCCTTAGCCGCACAGTCTATGCGAAAGGGTTCCCCAAGGACTCCACTCTGGACGACTTGATAAAATTCTTGAAACAGTACGAAGAAACGGAAAACATCATAATGCGGAGATATGTTGACAGACAGACTAAGAAGCGATTGTTCAAGGGATccatttttgttacatttaagACTAAGGAACAG GCAGAAAAGTTCTTGGCTACAAAAGATGTGAAGTATGGAGAGACAGATTTGCTCCTCAGATGGCAAGAGGAATATGTGAACTCCAAGCAAGAGGAATACAACAATAGGAAAGAGGAGAAAGAGAAAAAACTGAAGGAAAAGGAGGCCACG actaAATCAGAGAAAGAGGAGCTGAAACTTCCGTCTGGCACGATTTTGCATTTCGCAACAGATGGGGATGACAAGATGAAAAGGGAACATGTCAAAGACGCTCTCACAGAAATTG GCGCGGAGGTCGCCTTCATTGACTTCAAAGTCGGAGATGTGGAGGGCTGGGTGAGACTTGTAAAGGAAAACACAGCCAAAGTGGTATTTGAGAAACTGACAGACGGAAAACTGAAGATAGGAGACAAAGACGTCACATTCAAACTGGTCGAAGGTGACGAAGAAAGAGAATTCTTGGATAAGACTGCCGAGGAAATGGTGAAACGACGTAAGAATCAAAAGAACTTCTCGAAGCAGAAGGGCAGGAATTTCAAAGGAAAACAGAATAACAGGAAACGAAAGGCCGACCAGAGTGATGGTGGACCAACAGCCAAGGTCAAAGCGGTTGAAAGTTAG
- the LOC128675966 gene encoding uncharacterized protein LOC128675966, whose amino-acid sequence MKPEAEKEEPAAAAPVAGDVIGNTAYSERFVLKILLKLANLDTLKDELEDKSFEDDLCTLWDMTAERDVVLFLQKHDMLNLINFALPTIESPRLIEIFIGIIGNMCCQIEVVSVFLKMEGFLTLLLEFVKSDDSLVLIQLLRLVNSSLFLVDHNNVFIWMELFKKVEYSNALYFILKNSSNKDLLVTALENINTICSYCNTEKCRTDFFTHFVTSDALEALSIALTEIIISHKSTIQRDEMERVLVISLQTTLNLVSFDKSQEVFKDSKERVAIIINIVLKYYENKIVDLKEVDSDLVDLIDSTNTIISTLKVSEISRPEKYFIPSFKIFKTLRLIVNEDLNGVSSFEEDDKEELMQFSKQIKCPLSTLLCIYLGNCSEENFNRALDLIETDYEDIVKLVKDKDVKDLVTKRAANHRTRLKENVDS is encoded by the coding sequence ATGAAGCCAGAAGCGGAGAAGGAAGAGCCGGCAGCCGCGGCGCCCGTCGCTGGAGACGTCATTGGGAATACCGCGTACAGTGAACGATTCGTACTCAAGATCTTACTGAAACTCGCCAATTTAGACACCCTCAAAGATGAACTGGAAGATAAATCTTTCGAAGACGACCTCTGCACGCTATGGGACATGACCGCCGAAAGAGACGTTGtgttgtttttacaaaaacacgACATGTTAAACTTGATCAATTTTGCTCTTCCAACGATCGAGTCACCGCGTCTGATAGAAATATTCATCGGCATTATTGGAAACATGTGTTGTCAGATAGAAGTGGTGTCTGTATTCCTCAAAATGGAAGGATTTTTGACATTGCTTTTGGAATTTGTCAAGTCCGATGATAGTTTGGTTTTGATCCAACTTTTGCGATTAGTCAATTCCAGCTTATTCCTCGTCGACCACAACAATGTCTTTATCTGGATGGAGTTATTCAAAAAGGTGGAATATTCTAATGCactgtattttattcttaagAATTCCTCCAATAAAGATCTGCTAGTGACAGCCCTAGAGAATATTAACACAATATGCTCGTACTGCAACACTGAAAAGTGTAGAACTGACTTTTTTACTCATTTTGTAACTTCTGACGCTCTTGAGGCATTATCAATAGCCTTGACAGAGATTATTATTAGTCACAAAAGTACAATACAACGTGACGAGATGGAGCGAGTGCTGGTAATTAGCTTGCAGACTACACTCAATTTGGTCAGCTTTGACAAGTCCCAAGAAGTATTTAAGGATAGCAAGGAGAGAGTTGCTATTATAATCAATATTGTGCTTAAGTATTATGAGAATAAAATTGTAGATTTAAAGGAGGTGGATTCTGATCTTGTAGACTTGATAGACTCGACCAACACTATAATCAGTACTTTAAAAGTAAGTGAAATAAGCAGACCTGAGAAATACTTCATtcctagttttaaaatatttaagacttTGAGACTGATTGTGAACGAGGACTTGAATGGAGTTTCTTCATTTGAAGAAGATGATAAGGAGGAACTCATGCAGTTCTCCAAACAGATCAAATGCCCGTTGAGTActctattatgtatttatttaggtaattGTTCAGAGGAGAACTTTAACAGGGCCCTGGACTTAATTGAGACTGATTATGAAGATATAGTTAAGTTGGTGAAGGATAAAGATGTCAAGGATCTTGTAACTAAAAGAGCAGCCAATCACAGGACccgtttaaaagaaaatgtggATTCTTAA